The Lytechinus pictus isolate F3 Inbred chromosome 10, Lp3.0, whole genome shotgun sequence genome includes a window with the following:
- the LOC135155748 gene encoding uncharacterized protein LOC135155748: MVTLDALFRIMAMKSELRSAYGGCNLDTKLSLLEVGGEGTSSSSKPKLSHNNTPFLPRIRVEECGLTVEARDRDSWKRLKGTGMRCWKPGKRRKSKNKGEDDKSLTNAPTLPLRDGFHTQEQREEECDAHSVKSSSSSLYQCPTSAFIGSLQVGSVPFSHSRARENTRMARAIRWPIGCLKYSTPHSSSTSEVKTDSLMSVVESSKQRLLPLVPSPSAPLKTPSNVSPRERVILHKLASKRKQQLSQRLGKNNNGTNITGSSPESRLPSPIDFDQFLPTTHCAHLVNITSSTTQPSSKYILRSDGLYDIIDDATQARLEKLHGSSSTASLSLPIERVSSGSNTNTSGYESVKGISTRTLHGHKRDCPLCNDFKPSDVGHFCPPNTPDDVTSHADIAQ, from the coding sequence ATGGTCACTTTGGATGCATTATTTCGAATAATGGCGATGAAATCGGAACTGAGATCGGCTTATGGTGGTTGCAATTTGGACACCAAACTGTCCCTTTTAGAAGTTGGGGGCGAAGGGACATCGTCATCGTCTAAGCCGAAGTTGTCGCACAACAACACCCCTTTCTTGCCCAGAATTCGAGTCGAAGAGTGCGGATTGACCGTCGAGGCACGGGATAGAGACTCTTGGAAGCGATTGAAAGGCACTGGAATGAGATGCTGGAAGCCAGGGAAAAGAAGGAAGTCGAAAAATAAGGGAGAAGATGACAAGTCCCTCACAAACGCGCCAACACTACCGTTGCGTGACGGGTTTCACACGCAAGAACAAAGGGAAGAGGAATGCGACGCGCACAGCGTAAAGTCGAGTAGTAGCTCACTTTACCAATGTCCAACGTCGGCATTCATTGGATCTCTTCAAGTTGGGAGCGTTCCATTTAGTCATAGTAGAGCGAGAGAGAATACCCGGATGGCTCGCGCAATCCGATGGCCGATCGGTTGTCTTAAATATTCGACACCGCACTCATCATCGACTTCGGAAGTCAAGACGGACTCGTTGATGTCGGTTGTCGAATCTTCGAAACAGCGACTCTTGCCTCTCGTACCCTCGCCTTCTGCACCCTTGAAAACTCCGAGTAATGTATCTCCTCGCGAAAGAGTGATTCTTCATAAACTTGCTTCTAAGCGAAAACAGCAATTATCTCAGCGACTAGGGAAGAACAATAACGGGACCAACATCACCGGGTCCTCTCCAGAGAGTCGTCTTCCATCGCCAATTGATTTTGATCAATTCCTTCCAACAACTCATTGTGCTCATCTTGTTAACATCACCTCATCAACGACACAACCAAGCTCGAAATACATCTTACGCAGTGACGGTCTTTACGATATCATCGATGACGCGACGCAAGCGCGTTTAGAAAAGCTTCATGGGTCGTCATCCACGGCGTCGTTGTCGTTACCTATAGAACGGGTGTCCAGTGGGTCGAATACGAATACATCTGGCTACGAATCGGTCAAAGGAATCTCGACTCGAACATTGCATGGCCACAAAAGGGATTGCCCACTGTGTAACGACTTTAAGCCGTCTGACGTCGGCCATTTTTGCCCACCAAATACGCCGGATGATGTCACCAGTCACGCAGACATTGCACAATGA